Proteins co-encoded in one Schistocerca cancellata isolate TAMUIC-IGC-003103 chromosome 5, iqSchCanc2.1, whole genome shotgun sequence genomic window:
- the LOC126188349 gene encoding craniofacial development protein 2-like produces the protein MPRTFGGDGVPPLTDKPGTPKIQLGKQMVMRWGAININGGYSGKKVELAEAASKMGLDVLAVSDIRVRGEKEEEVGEYKVYLSGVKAGIAQWGVGLYIRKEMEPSVVAIRYLNKRLMWIDLTVSSKKIRIVSVYSHCEGADQDKMDSFYEALSDVVVRVKDKDNVLLMGDFNARIGNRTEGYEKVLGKFGENMESNRNGKQLLDFCANMGLVITNSFFKHKNIHRYTWEGRGTRSVIDYITTDQEFRKAVRDTCVFRGFFDDTDHYLICSEIGVVRPKVQEMVTFSG, from the coding sequence atgcctcggacctttggaggtgacggagtcccacctctaactgacaaaccagggactcctaagatacaacttggcaaacaaatggtaatgagatggggagctattaatatcaatgggggctactctgggaagaaggtagagctggcagaggctgcaagtaagatggggctggacgttttagctgttagtgacattcgggtaaggggtgagaaagaagaggaagtgggagaatacaaggtctacctgtcaggcgtcaaagcaggaatagctcaatggggtgtagggctttacatcaggaaagaaatggaacccagcgtagttgcaataaggtatctaaacaaacgactgatgtggatagatttgacagtgtctagcaagaaaattaggattgtgtcagtatactcgcattgtgaaggggcagatcaagataagatggatagtttttatgaggcactcagtgatgtagttgttagagtaaaggacaaggacaatgttctgctcatgggtgattttaacgccaggattggaaatcgaacagaagggtatgaaaaggttttgggtaaatttggagagaatatggagagcaacaggaacgggaaacaactcttggatttctgtgccaatatgggcttagtaatcacaaactccttttttaaacataagaacattcaccggtatacttgggaaggcaggggaaccagatctgtcattgactatataacaacagatcaggaattcaggaaggctgtgagggacacatgtgtattcaggggattctttgatgacactgatcattatttaatctgcagtgaaattggggttgtgaggccgaaagtgcaggag